A stretch of DNA from Syntrophales bacterium:
CACTTTAGTTCACTTTACACTCTTAACTAAATCTTGCTGTTTGAACTGGTACCAACATCTGCACAAAAAACGCAGTTGTTGAAAATAAAGACTCTAACCTGTCAGGGCAGCTATCTGCGCCAGAATTTCCTCATTATTAAATCCATTCAAATCAACTGCATTCATCCTGCACGATGCAGTACAGACACCACACCCCTTACAGAGTACTGAGTTCACCACCGCGCAGCCCTCGTTCTCATCCACCTCTATGGCAGCGAAGGGACAGTTTTCCTCGCAGAGTCCGCAGGCCATGCATCTCTCCTTGATTACATAGGCAACTTTCCCTTCAGATTCTATAAAATCCTTAGCCAGAATAGTACACGCCCTGGATACAGCAGCATTAGCCTGAGTGACGGTCTCACCGCTCATCTTCGGGGAATGGGCCATCCCGCAGAGGAAAACACCATCCGTCGCAAAATCTACAGGCCGTAACTTTACATGGGCCTCGAGGAAGAATCCATCCTGATTCAACGATACTTTCAGCATCTTCCCGATAAGATTATTATCAGGATTGGCAGCAACACCTACACTCAGTGCCAGAATGTCCGCCTCAAGCTCTACCGGCTCACCCACCACCGAGTCAAAAACTGTTACGGAAATTTGGGAATCTACGCCCTTCACTGTGGGTTTTCTGTCTTCATCAAAGCAGATAAACTTAACATTGGCCTCCCGCGCCTTTGTATAATAATCCTCTTTAAATCCATACGTCCTGATATCCCTGTAAAGGACGGTGACATCCTTATTCGGATCGGCTTCTTTTATCTTCAGAGCATTTTTTATTGCCTCACTGCAACAATACCTGCTGCAGTACGGCCTCTCGGTATTCCTTGAACCGACACACTGTATCATGACCACGCTCTTCGCATCGGCAACCTTTCTATCCTTTTCATGAATGAGCTTTTCAAGCTCACGCTGAGTCACCACGTTATCATTTTGACCATAGAGATATTCATCTGTATCAAGTTCGTATGCACCAGTCGCTACAATGACCACACCATGTTCAAACCGGTGCTCGACTCCCCGGGCTTCAATTGTAGTCTCGTAATTGCCGATAAATCCCTCGATATCTTTTATCTTTGCCCCTGTATAAACATGTATCGGATCACTCTTTTCAACACGATTCAGCAGTCGAGCCATATGGTCAACGGCATCAAGGCCTTCCAGGGTATTGTACAACTTACGATAATTTCCACCCAGTTCCTCTTCCTTCTCTATGATATAGGATTCAAAGCCCTGATCAGCAAGAGAAAGGGCAGCCGTTATCCCGGCAAGGCCGCCGCCAATAATCACTGTTTTCTTGTTGACCCCAAGCTGTCCCGGCGTCAAGGGGTTTAAATACTCAGCCTTGGCAACAGCCATACGGACAAGATCCTTTGCCTTCTCCGTTGCCGCTTCAGGTTCATTCATATGGACCCACGAGTTCTGATCCCTGATATTTGCCATCTCAAAGAGATGCCTGTTCATGCCGGCATTTTCACAATTTTCCTGAAAAAGACCTTCATGTGTCCGGGGAGAACAGGATGCTACTACGACCCTGGTAAGGTTATGATCCTTGATTACCTCAGCCATCTTTACCGCCGTGTCCTGGGAACAGGTAAACAGGTTCTCCTCAACATAAACCACATTGGGAAGGGCCTTTGTGTATTCCACCACTGCGGGCACATCTACCACCCCTCCTATATTGATTCCGCAATGGCAGACAAAAACACCGATCCTCGGGCCAATCCCTCTCAGGTCTTTTTCCAAAGGAACTTTTTCTTCCGCAATCAAAGTCCCCCGCCGGGAAGCCAGCAGACCTTCTGCACATGCTACGGCGCCGCTCGCTTCCATAATAGTTTCAGGGATGTCCTTGGGACCACCAAAGGCTCCACAGACAAAGACACCGTCACGGGAGGTCTGTACAGGATTTTCGAGAGAGGTTTTGCAGAAACCATGTTCCTCCAACTCTATCCCCAAACTCTTTGCAAGCTTCGAGGCATCCTTTGGCGGGGTTAACCCTACTGAGAGGACTACCATATCGAACTCTTCATCAGTCAGCGTCCCGTCTTCCATAATGTATGTAATAAGAAGATTTTTCGTCTGCTGCATCTCCTTAATTGTCGACGGTATCGATCTGATATATCTAACACCGTACTCCTGCCTGGCCCTTTCAACAAACCGGTCAAAATCCTTACCGTAGGCGCGGATATCCATATAAAATATCGAGGCTTCAAGCCCCCCGAGATGTTCTTTGGCGATAATCGCCTCCTTTGTTGCGTACATACAGCATACGGAAGAACACCAGCTATTTCCGCAGGATATATCTCTCGAACCCACGCACTGGATAAAGGCTATCTTTTTAGGCTGCATGCCATCAGAGATTCTTTTAATATGACCGAAATAGGGACCGGACGCGGATAGTATTCTTTCAAACTGTATGCTTGTTACTACATTATCATAGAGACCAAATCCGTATTCTCCTTTCAACCTCGCATCAAATACTTCAAATCCAGGGGCGGCAATAATAGCGCCGACTTCAATGTCTTCTTCCCCCTCTTTCATCTCATGGTCGACGGCATCGGCCAGGCAGACATCAACACATCGGTAACATTCAGAACATATCCCACAGGCAAGGCACCTCTTGGCCTCTCCAACAGCATCACCCTCATCCAAAATATTTACAACTTCACTAAAATCAGCTATTCTCTTTTCCGGGTCGAGGATTGACGGTCTATATCTTTCAATTTTCTTTATCCCGCCGGTATCAGCTTTATCTGCAACATTCTGAGTCCAATCCTTCTCCCTGCCCGCCTTAATATCTTCTCCCTTTAAATAACGGTCTATCGAAACAGCCGCCTCTTTCCCGGCATTTATGGCCTCAACCACAGTGGCAGGACCCGTGACATCATCACCACCTGCAAAAATACCCTCCACACTGGTAGCAAAGGTCACCGGGTCAACTTCAAAGGTGTTCCACCTGTTGATAGAAATCCCTCTTTCCTCCGGAACAAATGACAGGTCACTTGTCTGGCCTATAGCCGGAATAATCGTGTTGACTTCGAGTGTAAATTCTGATCCCTCTATCGGAACGGGACGTCTGCGTCCGCTCTCATCAGGTTTGCCCAGCTCCATGCGGACACATTCGACACCGGCCACTTTACCGTCCCTGCCAAGTATCTTCACCGGCGCCACCAGATATTCTATCTTAACCCCTTCCTCTATAGCTCCTTCAATCTCTTCAGATAAGGCGGGCATCTCGGCACGTGATCTCCTGTAGAGCACAAAAGCATTCCTGGAACCGGTTCTGAGCGCCGTACGGACGGCATCCATCGCAACATTTCCACCACCGATCACTGCAACCCTGTCCCCCAAGAAAACCTCTTCACCCAGGCTTACCCTCCTCAGGA
This window harbors:
- a CDS encoding NAD(P)-binding protein, whose product is MPQAIPSAFAIDKLGTAPCKAACPTHISVQGYVALIAEGKYREALKLIKKDNPFPAVCGRVCHHPCESVCKRGEVEEPIAIMQLKRFVADLDLYDDTKYVPEIKEKKNKKVAIIGSGPAGLSAAYYLAIEGYQVTVFEAHPIAGGMLTVGIPEYRLPKDILNAEIKIIEDMGVEIKLSTEVGKDIAMGTLIDEYDAVFIGVGSHVSSKLDVPGEDLEGVVHGIDFLRRVSLGEEVFLGDRVAVIGGGNVAMDAVRTALRTGSRNAFVLYRRSRAEMPALSEEIEGAIEEGVKIEYLVAPVKILGRDGKVAGVECVRMELGKPDESGRRRPVPIEGSEFTLEVNTIIPAIGQTSDLSFVPEERGISINRWNTFEVDPVTFATSVEGIFAGGDDVTGPATVVEAINAGKEAAVSIDRYLKGEDIKAGREKDWTQNVADKADTGGIKKIERYRPSILDPEKRIADFSEVVNILDEGDAVGEAKRCLACGICSECYRCVDVCLADAVDHEMKEGEEDIEVGAIIAAPGFEVFDARLKGEYGFGLYDNVVTSIQFERILSASGPYFGHIKRISDGMQPKKIAFIQCVGSRDISCGNSWCSSVCCMYATKEAIIAKEHLGGLEASIFYMDIRAYGKDFDRFVERARQEYGVRYIRSIPSTIKEMQQTKNLLITYIMEDGTLTDEEFDMVVLSVGLTPPKDASKLAKSLGIELEEHGFCKTSLENPVQTSRDGVFVCGAFGGPKDIPETIMEASGAVACAEGLLASRRGTLIAEEKVPLEKDLRGIGPRIGVFVCHCGINIGGVVDVPAVVEYTKALPNVVYVEENLFTCSQDTAVKMAEVIKDHNLTRVVVASCSPRTHEGLFQENCENAGMNRHLFEMANIRDQNSWVHMNEPEAATEKAKDLVRMAVAKAEYLNPLTPGQLGVNKKTVIIGGGLAGITAALSLADQGFESYIIEKEEELGGNYRKLYNTLEGLDAVDHMARLLNRVEKSDPIHVYTGAKIKDIEGFIGNYETTIEARGVEHRFEHGVVIVATGAYELDTDEYLYGQNDNVVTQRELEKLIHEKDRKVADAKSVVMIQCVGSRNTERPYCSRYCCSEAIKNALKIKEADPNKDVTVLYRDIRTYGFKEDYYTKAREANVKFICFDEDRKPTVKGVDSQISVTVFDSVVGEPVELEADILALSVGVAANPDNNLIGKMLKVSLNQDGFFLEAHVKLRPVDFATDGVFLCGMAHSPKMSGETVTQANAAVSRACTILAKDFIESEGKVAYVIKERCMACGLCEENCPFAAIEVDENEGCAVVNSVLCKGCGVCTASCRMNAVDLNGFNNEEILAQIAALTG